DNA from Gephyromycinifex aptenodytis:
TGGATTAGCTCGCACCACGATGTCATACCCAGCGGGTAGTTCTTCGAGGTGAGCTGCCATGAGGGCCCGCAGACGTCGTTTGACCCGGTTACGCACGACGGAGTTACCGACTTTGCGAGACACGACGAAACCCACCCGCGCTACCGTTCCAGCAGCACACGGGTGGGCATGTACGACCAGGAGGGGGCTGCCCGCTCGCCGACCCCGTGACGCAGCCGCGAAATCGCGATGGTCACGCAGTCGGTGAACTGACGGCAGCACCCGCTCAGGCCGAGAGCTTGGCGCGGCCCTTGAGGCGACGGGAGCTCATAATGCTGCGGCCGGCGCGCGTGGACATGCGCAGCCGGAAGCCGTGGGTCTTGGCACGACGACGGTTGTTGGGCTGGAAGGTCCGCTTGCTCACGATGATCTCCGTTACCGCGCCGCCTCGCGGCGGCGCTACGTGCTGGGTGGTCCGTTCAAGATGACGATGGCGATCCACAGCCGTGATCGCCGACCCGCCTCGTAGAGGCGAAGAATTGGCTCTTCACTTCCTACGATGACGGACACGCGAAAACGGCCGTGAGGGCGGCCAAGGGTCAACGGTACGAGGGCGCTGCCCGATGGGTCAAACTGCGCGCAATGTTTTGGGCCGCTGCCGAGGCCGGTATGTACTCAAGACGACCTCGAACCGTCTCGGCCCGTCTGCGCACAGTCACCCTGGGAGCCGGTCGACCAGCGCCTACTTCCGTGTGAATTGCCTTGCCTTGGTATGGATTACGTCGTTCGGCTTGCCGTCGGTGGGCCGCGGGCGTTAGCGTCGGTGCCGTCGTCCCCAGTCGGGATGGGACACAGGCCGAAGACTGAACAGGCCCTCGATCCGGAGTCGGGTCGCGGACCTAATGTCTCCTTTGCCAATTCATCCACAACCTGTGCGCATCCCTGTGGACAACTGTCGGCGACAGGTCTTCATGGGCCCCGGCGCA
Protein-coding regions in this window:
- the rnpA gene encoding ribonuclease P protein component → MLPSVHRLRDHRDFAAASRGRRAGSPLLVVHAHPCAAGTVARVGFVVSRKVGNSVVRNRVKRRLRALMAAHLEELPAGYDIVVRANPAAAQADYLTLGSSLAKLLPRVLQRPQHFEVGP
- the rpmH gene encoding 50S ribosomal protein L34 encodes the protein MSKRTFQPNNRRRAKTHGFRLRMSTRAGRSIMSSRRLKGRAKLSA